Part of the Variovorax sp. PAMC 28711 genome is shown below.
CGCGCCATCACCGCCGGGGCCGGCGTTGTCGATGAAGTTGGCCATCGCCAGCGTCCAGCTTCCGATGATCGGCACCTTCCAGCCCAGCTTGGTCATGCCGTTGGCGATCTGTGCCAGCTCAGGGCCGATGCCGTAGGTCAGCACCGCTTCGGCGCCAGCTTCCTTGGACTTCAGCAACTGGGCCGTCATGTCGACGTCCTTGATGTTGAACTTCTCGACAGCGACTGGCGTGATGCCCTTGGCCTTGAGCGCCTTCTCCAGGTCTTCGCGGCCCAGCTGGCCGTAGTTGGTGGAGTCGGCCAGGATCGCGACCTTCTTGTAGCCGCGACGCGTGACCGCTTCTTCCACGATCATCGGCGCCTGGATGCTGTCGTGCGCCGCGTTGCGGAACACGTAGTTCTCGGGGTCCTTGTCGAACTGGTGCGTGATGATCGAACCGGTCGCCACGTTGTTCAGGACCGGAATCTTCGCGTCCTGGAAGAAGCGCTGCGAGGCGAGCGCCACGCCGGTGTTGATGTAGCCCACGACGGCGACGACCTTCTCCTTGTTGATGAACTCCTGGGCGATCTGCACGCCGCGTTCGTTCTTGCCTTCGTCGTCGCGCTCGACGAGCTGGATCTGACGGCCCATCACGCCGCCGGATTTGTTGATTTCCTCAGCGGCGAGGCGCACGCCGTCGCGCATGCTCACGCCCATCGACGACGAACCGCCGGTGAACGGACCGTCGACGCCGATCTTGATCGGGTCGGCGGCCATGGCGAAAGTGGTGAGGGCGGCCAGCGCAACGGCCGTGGCGAATTTTTTCGGGAATCGGATCAAGGTGTGTCTCCTGCAGAGGTTGTGTTTAGCGGTTCCAGGCGGCGCAATTATCGGTGGCACTGTTAATTTTTGTATGCGCATGACTGCGGGGATGCCCTCGGTAGTAATGCATAAGGGAAAACGCGAAGTCGCCTCGACGAGATGCGAACCCGCAGCGGCAACGCACAATCACGCCCATGAAACCGAAGGCGAAGATCCTCCTGCTCGCCGTCGCGCCGCTGTTGTTCGCCATCGCGGCGATCGGCGGACTTCTGGTGGTCGAAACCCAGCGGCTGGAGGCGCGGCAGGCCCAGGTGCTCGAAGAGGTCCTGCTCACCGGCAAGCGCGAGGAACTGCGCAGCTACATCGCGCTGGCGCTCACCTCCATCGGCAACCTGTACGGCGCAGGCCGCGACGACGAGGCCGCCAAGGAGCAGGCCAAGGCCATCCTCTCGAGCATGAATTTCGGCGACGACGGCTACTTCTATGTGTACGACCGCGAGGGCCTGACGCTGGTGCATCCGCGCCAGCCCGAGCTGGTCGGCCAGAACCTCTGGGACCGGCGCGACACCGAGGGCACCTACATGATCCGCGAGCTCATCGCGCGGGCGCACGAAGGCGGCGGCTACCAGCGCTACCTGTGGCCCAAGCCGTCGACCGGCCGCATCGAACGCAAGCTCGGCTACTCGGTCGAGCTGCCGCGCTGGGGCTGGATGCTCGGCACCGGCATCTACCTGGACGACGTCGATGCGGCGGCCGCCAAGCTGCGCGGGAGCTTGCTGGTCAGCATCCGGCAAACGCTGCTCGGCCTGGCGACGGTCGCGATGATCGCGTCCCTCGCCGTGTTCGCCGGCGGGCTGGCGCTCAACATCAGCGAGCAGCGCCAGGCCGACCGCAAGTTGAAGGCGCTGGCGCACCGCGTGGTGAGCTCGCAGGAAGACGAGCGCGCCCGCGTCTCGCGCGAACTGCACGACCACATCTGCCAGCTGCTCGTGTCGATCAAGTACCAGTTCGAACTGGTCGGGCACCGGCTGACCCATCCGGGCGACGCGCCGGTGACCGCGATCGACAAGGAGATCGGCGCGCTGTCGCAGGCGATCGGCGAAGTGCGCCGGATCTCGCACGACCTGCGGCCTGCGTTGCTCGACGATCTCGGCCTGCCGGCCGCGCTGGAACACATCGGCAACCAGCTCGCGCAGCGCAGCGGCCTGACTGTGACCGTGTCGCCGCATGTGCAGGAAGAGCGGCTGCCGGAGCTGCAGGCGGTGAGCCTGTTCCGCGTGGCGCAGGAGGCGCTGCGCAATGTCGAGCGCCATGCGGGCGCGAGCCGCGTCGACATCCGGCTCGACGATGCGCACGACCGGCTCGAACTTCGCATCACCGACGACGGCCGCGGCTTCGACGTGCAGAACGTCGAGCTCAGCAAGGACCGCGGCATCGGCCTCACCAACATGCGCGAGCGCGTGGAGCGAAACGGCGGCCAGTTCCAGCTGTTCTCGCAGCCGGGCCGCACCGCGCTGGTGGCCAGTTTTCCGTTGGCGGCGCACGCATGAACGATCTTCCTGGACCGATCCGGCTCGTCATCGTGGACGACCATTCGCTGGTGCGCGACGGGCTGCGCGCGCGGCTGGCAGTGGTGCCGCACCTGCAGGTGATCGGTGAAGCGGCGAGCGGTGCCGAAGCGCTGGCGCTGGCCGCGGCCGATCCACCCGACCTGATGCTGATCGATGTCGGCATGCGCGGCATGAACGGCATCGAGCTCGCGACCGCGCTGCGCGCGCGCCATCCCGAAGTGCGGGTGTTGATGCTGAGCATGTACGACAACCGCGAGTACGTGCTGAGCGCGATTCGCGCGGGCGCCAGGGGCTACGTGCTGAAAGAGTCGCCGACCGAGGAAATCCTGAGCGCGATCAGCGCGGTGTGCGGCGGCGGCAGTTACTTCAGCGCGCAGGTGTCCGACCTGATGCTGCAACTGGGCGCGACGGTGCCGCAACTCACGGCGCGCGAGCACGAAGTGCTGTTGCTGCTGGCGCACGGGCGCTCGAACAAGCTGATCGCGAAAGAACTGGACATCAGCGTGCGGACCGTGGAAACCCACCGGTTCAGCCTGCGTCGCAAGCTGGGGGTGGATTCGGCGAGTGAACTGCTGAAGATCGCCGTGACGAACGGCTGGACCACGCTGTGAGCGCGGGTCCTGAAAACGTGGTGCCCGGGGCCGGAATCGAACCGGCACACCTTTCGGTGGGGGATTTTGAGTCCCCTGCGTCTACCAATTTCACCACCCGGGCACGAGCAGGAAGCAAGCCCAAAATTATGGCACAGTCGTCCGCATGAATCCCCCCAAGCTCACTTTGTTCGCCACCCCCCTGCGGGGGGCCAGCGCCCTTCGGGCGGCCGCGCAGGCGCTGCGATGAAATACCCGACGATCGAAGATGCCATCGGCAAGACGCCGCTGGTCTCGCTGCAGCGCATCGACGCGGCCGAGAATGCCCGGCGCGGCAACGTGCTTCTTGGCAAGCTCGAAGGCAACAATCCGGCCGGTTCGGTAAAGGACCGCCCGGCGCTCTCGATGATCAAGCGAGCGGAAGAGCGCGGTGAAATCAAGCCCGGCGACACCCTGATCGAAGCGACTTCCGGCAACACCGGCATCGCTCTCGCGATGGCGGCCGCCATCAAGGGTTACCGCATGGTGTTGATCATGCCGGAGGACCTGTCGGTGGAGCGCGCGCAAACCATGAAGGCGTTCGGCGCCGAGCTGGTGCTCACGCCCAAGAGCGGCGGCATGGAGTACGCGCGCGATCTGGCCGACCAGATGGTGGCGCAGGGCAAGGGCCGCGTGCTCGACCAGTTCTCCAACGCCGACAACCCCCGGATTCACTACGAGACGACCGGCCCCGAGATCTGGGCCGACACGAACGGCAAGGTCACGCATTTCGTGAGCGCGATGGGCACCACCGGCACGATCACCGGCGTCTCGCGCTTCCTGAAGGAAAAGAGCAGCGCGGTGCAGATCGTCGGTGCGCAGCCCGAAGAAGGCTCCCGCATCCCGGGCATCCGCAAGTGGCCGGAAGAATATCTGCCGAGGATCTATGAGCCCAGCCGGGTCGACCAAGTGGTCAACGTGAGTCAGGACAACGCGGAGGAAATGTGCCGCCGGATGGCCCGCGAAGAGGGCATCTTCGGCGGCATTTCCGCTGCCGGCGCGCTCTGGGTCGCGCTCGACATCGCCAAGACCGTGGAGAACGCGGTCATCGTGTTCATCGTGTGCGACCGCGGCGACCGTTACCTCTCCACCGGCGTCTTCCCGGCATGAGCGCGCCCGACCCGAAGTTCTGCCAGGCCTGCGCCACGCCGCTCGAATGGATCGAGTCGCTGGAAGACGGCGGGCCCAAGGCCCGTTTGCGTTGCCCCGCTTGCGGCCACACGCACTGGAACAACCCGACGCCGGTGCTCGCCGCCATCATCGAATACCGAGGACAGGTCTTGCTGGCGCGCAACGCGGCATGGCCGACCAAGATGTACGCACTGATCACCGGTTTCATGGAAGCCGGCGAAACGCCGCAGGAAGGCATCGCGCGGGAGATCAAGGAAGAAACCAACCTGGAAACGAGCGAGCTCAACCTGGTCGGCGTCTACGATTTCAAGCGCATGAACCAGGTGATCATCGCGTACCACGCGGTGGCCGACGGCGAGGTGTCGCTCTCGCCCGAACTGGTCGACTATCGCCTGTACGACCTGCCAGCGTTGCGCTGCTGGCCGGCCGGCACCGGCTACGCACTCGCCGACTGGCTGCGCACGCGCGGCCACGAACCCCAGTTCCTGGAATGGCCGAAGCCGGCCTCCTAGAATCTTTTCCAGTTTCAAGGAACGGTGATGCACATCCACAAAGAACTCGATACGCGCGGTCTCAATTGCCCGCTGCCCATCCTCAAGGCCAAGAAATCGCTCAACGACATGCAGAGCGGCCAGCTGTTGAAGGTGGTCGCCACCGACGCCGGCTCAGTGCGTGACTTCCAGGCCTTCGCGCGGCAGACCGGCAACGACCTGGTCGAGCAGCAGACCGTCGGCAGCGATTTCATCCACGTCCTGCGCCGGCGCTGAAGCAGCGCCGTGAGAAGGCTCGGGCGCCTTGCCGTTGCGGGTGGCTTCGCACTGCTCTTCGCCGCTGGCGTCGTGGCCTTCAACGTGGGGAGTGATGCCTTGCCAGCCAGTGCCTTGAATCGCCCCGTGCCGGCCGACGCCATTCCGCTCGCCGTGCTGGGCGACTCCAACAGCCATTCCTACCAGGACAGCCTGGCGTTCAAGCCGGGCAGCGAGGGCCGTGGCGGCGCCTTCCGGGCGCGCACCTTCAACTGGATCGAAATCATCGCGCGGCTCCGAGGCAAGGAACTGGACCCCGGGCCATGGGGGGTCTGGGGCCACTCGGGCGTGATCGCATCGGCGCGCGAGGCTCTGGGCGCGAGCGGTGACCGTGCGCCCAGGAAGGAAGACTATCGCTACAACTTCGCCAATTCAGGCGCCGGTTGCGCGAACCTGATGGCGGGGCGGTTCCAGCAAGCGCCGCGTTTGCTGGCACTGATGGACACCGAGGCCGACCGCTGGAAGCGGGGCGTCGTCGTGATCCGCATGGGGCTCAACGACTGGGCAGGCCAGCTGGACGTCATCGCGCAAGACCCGGCTGCGCCCGGCGTGCGGGACGTGACCGCCCGATGCACCCGTGCGATTCGGGAGACCGTCGCGCTCATTCACGCGACGCATCCCGAGACGAAAGTGCTGGTCGTCGGCATCGTCAATGAAGCGGACGACCCGGGCTACGTCGATCGCTTCGGCACCGCGCGCGAAAGCGCCAACATCGACAAGGCCCTGAACGACTTCAACGGTTCCCTGCGCGCCCTGGCCGAGTCGTCGAACAACACGGCCTACTTCGACGATGCAGCATGGGTGGTGGCGCGCTGGGGCCGGCGCGACGCCGAAGGCCGACCCGACTACAAGACCGTGGCGATCGGAACAACGCTGCAAGTCGCTAACACCGCTGGCGACGACCCGCGCAATGCGCTGGTGGCCGATCACCACGCCGGGCTCGTGTGGAACGCGCTCTGGGCGCAGTCGCTGGTGGCGCGCCTGAACAATGCGTTCGGGTTGCCGCTGACACCGATCAGCGATCAGCAGGTCGCCGACTTCGTGCTGCCGCTCGCGCAGCAGCCGCCGAGGTAGCCCTTAAAGCGGCAGGCTCTTCAGGTAAGCGCGAAACGACGCGCCCACTTCAGGGTGCGCCAGCGCCAATTCGACGGTGGCTTGCAGGAAGCCTTCCTTGGCACCGCAGTCGTAGCGTGTGCCCTGGTACGAATAGGCGTAGACCGCCTCTTTCTTCATAAGGGAGGCGATGCCATCGGTCAGCTGGATTTCGCCGCCGGCGCCGCTCGACTGCTTGCGAATTTCCGCAAACACAGCCGGCGTGAGGATGTATCGGCCGGCCACGCCCAGGCGCGACGGTGCGGCCTCGGGTTTCGGCTTTTCGACCATCTGGTTGACCTTGACCAGGCGGTCTTCGACCGGGTCGCCCGCCACGATGCCGTAGCGCTTGACGTGATCCAGCGGCACTTCCTGCACCGCGAGCAACGAGCCCCCGAGCTTCTCGAACATGCGCGTCATCTGCGCCAGCACGGGCTCGCCGCCGTCCGGGCCGACCATCAAGTCGTCCGCCAACAGCACGGCGAAGGGCTCGTTGCCGACCAGGTGCTCGGCGCACAGCACGGCGTGGCCGAGGCCCAACATGCGCGGCTGCCGCACATACGAGCAGGTCATGTCGTCGGGCATGACCGAGCGGGCGATGTTGAGGAGTTCGATCTTGCCGCTGGCTTCGAGTTGGCTCTCGAGCTCGTAGGCGGTGTCGTAGTGGTCCTCGATCGCGCGCTTGTTGCGGCCCGTCACGAAGATCATGTCGCGGATGCCGGCGGCATACGCTTCCTCGACGGCGTACTGGATCAGCGGCTTGTCGACCACCGGCAGCATTTCCTTGGGCTGGGCCTTGGTCGCAGGCAGAAAACGGGTGCCGAAGCCCGCCACTGGAAATACGGCCTTGCGAATGCGTGTCGGAGAAGTGGACATGGGCGATCAGACGTCGGTTCGGGAAAAAAAGAGAGGCAGGGCCCGCCAGGGCGCAGCCGCCCCGCCGGTTTCGAATACTAAATGCCGCCCGCGTTGCGGTCTGTCAGCCGAGGCGCACAAGCTGATCGCCGAGGCGTTCCAGCGTCGTGCTGAAGTCGGCGAGCCGCTTGCGCTCCTGCTCGATCACCAGCGGCGGCGCCTTGGCAACGAAGGCTTCGTTGCCCAGTTTGCCGTTCACCCGGACGATTTCGCCTTCGATCCGCGCGATCTCCTTGGCGATGCGGGCCTTTTCCGCGACCTTGTCGATTTCCATGTGCAGGCACAGCCGCACCGCGCCGACCACCGTCACCGGCGAGGCCTCGGCGGCGCTCGACCACGACGTCGAATCGTCGAACACGCGGACTTCCTTCAGCTTGGCCAGCGCCTGCAGCACCGGCGCCGCATCGCGCAGGAAGGCGGCGCCTTCGGCGTCGTCGGCCACCGCATACAGCGGCAGGCGGGTGGCTGGCGAGACGTTCATCTCGCTGCGCAGGGCGCGGCATCCGTCGACCAGCGCCTTGAGCCGCGCCACATGGGCTTCGGCGGCTTCGTCGATCTTCTCCGGCTGGCTCTGCGGGTAGGCGGCCACCATGATCGATGCGCCTTCGCGCCCTGCGACGGGCGCCACCTTCTGCCAGAGTTCTTCCGTGATGAACGGGATCACCGGGTGCGCCAGGCGCAGCAGCGTTTCGAGCGTGCGGATCAACGTGCGCCGCGTGGCGCGCTTTTGTGCATCGGTGCCGGTCTGGATCTGCACCTTGGCGATTTCCAGGTACCAGTCGCAGAACTCGTCCCATGCGAACTGATAGATCGCGTTG
Proteins encoded:
- a CDS encoding ABC transporter substrate-binding protein, which gives rise to MAADPIKIGVDGPFTGGSSSMGVSMRDGVRLAAEEINKSGGVMGRQIQLVERDDEGKNERGVQIAQEFINKEKVVAVVGYINTGVALASQRFFQDAKIPVLNNVATGSIITHQFDKDPENYVFRNAAHDSIQAPMIVEEAVTRRGYKKVAILADSTNYGQLGREDLEKALKAKGITPVAVEKFNIKDVDMTAQLLKSKEAGAEAVLTYGIGPELAQIANGMTKLGWKVPIIGSWTLAMANFIDNAGPGGDGARMPQTFIQEPTTPKRKAFIDNFVKTFKPKNNRMDSPVSAAQGYDSIYLLAAAIKQAGNTEGPKIKAALEDLKTPVEGVVTTYTKPFSKDDHDAITANIPVFGEVKGGRVIFANAEDQKSAGTVRLKK
- a CDS encoding cache domain-containing protein gives rise to the protein MKPKAKILLLAVAPLLFAIAAIGGLLVVETQRLEARQAQVLEEVLLTGKREELRSYIALALTSIGNLYGAGRDDEAAKEQAKAILSSMNFGDDGYFYVYDREGLTLVHPRQPELVGQNLWDRRDTEGTYMIRELIARAHEGGGYQRYLWPKPSTGRIERKLGYSVELPRWGWMLGTGIYLDDVDAAAAKLRGSLLVSIRQTLLGLATVAMIASLAVFAGGLALNISEQRQADRKLKALAHRVVSSQEDERARVSRELHDHICQLLVSIKYQFELVGHRLTHPGDAPVTAIDKEIGALSQAIGEVRRISHDLRPALLDDLGLPAALEHIGNQLAQRSGLTVTVSPHVQEERLPELQAVSLFRVAQEALRNVERHAGASRVDIRLDDAHDRLELRITDDGRGFDVQNVELSKDRGIGLTNMRERVERNGGQFQLFSQPGRTALVASFPLAAHA
- a CDS encoding response regulator, which produces MNDLPGPIRLVIVDDHSLVRDGLRARLAVVPHLQVIGEAASGAEALALAAADPPDLMLIDVGMRGMNGIELATALRARHPEVRVLMLSMYDNREYVLSAIRAGARGYVLKESPTEEILSAISAVCGGGSYFSAQVSDLMLQLGATVPQLTAREHEVLLLLAHGRSNKLIAKELDISVRTVETHRFSLRRKLGVDSASELLKIAVTNGWTTL
- the cysM gene encoding cysteine synthase CysM, whose product is MKYPTIEDAIGKTPLVSLQRIDAAENARRGNVLLGKLEGNNPAGSVKDRPALSMIKRAEERGEIKPGDTLIEATSGNTGIALAMAAAIKGYRMVLIMPEDLSVERAQTMKAFGAELVLTPKSGGMEYARDLADQMVAQGKGRVLDQFSNADNPRIHYETTGPEIWADTNGKVTHFVSAMGTTGTITGVSRFLKEKSSAVQIVGAQPEEGSRIPGIRKWPEEYLPRIYEPSRVDQVVNVSQDNAEEMCRRMAREEGIFGGISAAGALWVALDIAKTVENAVIVFIVCDRGDRYLSTGVFPA
- a CDS encoding NUDIX hydrolase, whose protein sequence is MSAPDPKFCQACATPLEWIESLEDGGPKARLRCPACGHTHWNNPTPVLAAIIEYRGQVLLARNAAWPTKMYALITGFMEAGETPQEGIAREIKEETNLETSELNLVGVYDFKRMNQVIIAYHAVADGEVSLSPELVDYRLYDLPALRCWPAGTGYALADWLRTRGHEPQFLEWPKPAS
- a CDS encoding sulfurtransferase TusA family protein yields the protein MHIHKELDTRGLNCPLPILKAKKSLNDMQSGQLLKVVATDAGSVRDFQAFARQTGNDLVEQQTVGSDFIHVLRRR
- a CDS encoding SGNH/GDSL hydrolase family protein yields the protein MRRLGRLAVAGGFALLFAAGVVAFNVGSDALPASALNRPVPADAIPLAVLGDSNSHSYQDSLAFKPGSEGRGGAFRARTFNWIEIIARLRGKELDPGPWGVWGHSGVIASAREALGASGDRAPRKEDYRYNFANSGAGCANLMAGRFQQAPRLLALMDTEADRWKRGVVVIRMGLNDWAGQLDVIAQDPAAPGVRDVTARCTRAIRETVALIHATHPETKVLVVGIVNEADDPGYVDRFGTARESANIDKALNDFNGSLRALAESSNNTAYFDDAAWVVARWGRRDAEGRPDYKTVAIGTTLQVANTAGDDPRNALVADHHAGLVWNALWAQSLVARLNNAFGLPLTPISDQQVADFVLPLAQQPPR
- the galU gene encoding UTP--glucose-1-phosphate uridylyltransferase GalU — encoded protein: MSTSPTRIRKAVFPVAGFGTRFLPATKAQPKEMLPVVDKPLIQYAVEEAYAAGIRDMIFVTGRNKRAIEDHYDTAYELESQLEASGKIELLNIARSVMPDDMTCSYVRQPRMLGLGHAVLCAEHLVGNEPFAVLLADDLMVGPDGGEPVLAQMTRMFEKLGGSLLAVQEVPLDHVKRYGIVAGDPVEDRLVKVNQMVEKPKPEAAPSRLGVAGRYILTPAVFAEIRKQSSGAGGEIQLTDGIASLMKKEAVYAYSYQGTRYDCGAKEGFLQATVELALAHPEVGASFRAYLKSLPL